In Limisalsivibrio acetivorans, one genomic interval encodes:
- the mutS gene encoding DNA mismatch repair protein MutS translates to MSKVTPMMQQFFDIKKNYPDTILFFRMGDFYEMFGQDAEDASKILGIALTSRDKQKDGGIPMCGIPYHSYQPYLVKLLKAGKNVAVCEQLEDPSKAKGIVKRGVVQVVTPGTVLDDAALNSAANNFVASVIKEGNEYFTAFIDISTGEVYLENSVDAAETLGRWSPTEVISMDDLEIKGFVCSTVDAKLTDESSAKRLQEHYEAASVKSLGIDKKGFSKALALSLIYFKRLMIDVRLKRPVTVAPENRLVIDSIAARTLELVENSNDGSERSTLFSILNHTKTSMGGRLLKNWLLNPLRERQEILRRQEMVEFFLYRSDIRWEFQNLLSSVYDMERITARLLAGRCGARDLVWLKNSIGVFPQLKELMNSSGNPHLEETASGFDSLDGIHSVIDHALVEEPPVNLKEGGLIKEGYNKDVDEYRTIRKDSRKLLMRIEKEEKEKTGIHNLKVKFNKVFGYYIEVSKSQINKVPDYYDRKQTLVNAERYIIPELKELEGKLVYAEERLGDLEYTLFSELRDTLAGYAEMIRTSAEIVAEMDVLISLAESASLYGYTRPVLNEDEDLVIKGGRHPVVERNIPESYVPNDLFLNDTDSRMAVITGPNMAGKSTYLRMSALVALMAHIGSFVPASESSIPLLDRIFTRVGASDNLAGGESTFMVEMVETANILGNATEKSLIILDEIGRGTSTFDGISIAWSVAEYILKEVKAKTLFATHYHELTDIPASVPGAKNWTTEVREWKDEVIFMRRVVEGTADRSYGIHVAKLAGLPDYVTKRSNELLTMLEKNEFGADGQPKLARTAARERKVIQPMLVFDDSPVVDELKNLDINGMTPLEALSMLDKLKKMAEE, encoded by the coding sequence ATGAGCAAAGTCACCCCGATGATGCAGCAGTTCTTCGATATAAAGAAAAACTACCCCGATACCATCCTCTTTTTCCGTATGGGGGATTTCTACGAGATGTTCGGCCAGGACGCCGAAGATGCATCGAAGATCCTCGGTATTGCCCTCACCAGCAGAGATAAGCAGAAGGATGGGGGGATACCGATGTGCGGAATCCCGTATCACTCATACCAGCCCTATCTTGTTAAACTGCTCAAAGCGGGAAAGAACGTCGCAGTATGCGAACAGCTTGAGGATCCTTCAAAGGCGAAGGGGATCGTCAAAAGGGGGGTTGTGCAGGTTGTAACGCCGGGAACGGTGCTGGATGATGCCGCCCTTAACTCTGCGGCGAACAACTTCGTTGCATCTGTTATCAAAGAGGGGAACGAGTATTTCACAGCCTTCATCGATATTTCCACAGGTGAGGTTTATCTGGAGAACTCCGTAGATGCCGCAGAAACCCTTGGCAGATGGAGCCCCACAGAGGTTATCTCCATGGATGACCTTGAGATTAAGGGCTTTGTATGCAGCACTGTTGATGCAAAGCTCACCGACGAAAGCTCCGCAAAACGTCTGCAGGAGCATTACGAGGCGGCTTCGGTAAAGTCCCTTGGTATTGATAAAAAGGGATTCTCCAAAGCACTAGCCCTTTCACTCATTTACTTCAAGCGTCTTATGATAGATGTTCGGCTCAAGCGCCCCGTAACCGTTGCGCCGGAGAACAGGCTCGTTATTGACTCCATAGCGGCAAGAACCCTTGAGCTTGTGGAGAACAGCAACGACGGAAGCGAACGGAGCACCTTATTCTCCATACTGAACCACACAAAGACAAGCATGGGTGGAAGACTGCTTAAGAACTGGCTGCTCAATCCCCTGCGTGAAAGGCAGGAGATACTGCGCAGGCAGGAGATGGTGGAGTTTTTTCTATACCGCTCGGATATCCGGTGGGAGTTTCAGAACCTTCTATCATCTGTATACGATATGGAACGTATTACAGCCAGACTTCTCGCCGGAAGATGCGGTGCGAGGGACCTTGTATGGCTTAAGAACTCCATTGGCGTCTTCCCTCAACTCAAGGAGCTTATGAACAGCTCCGGTAACCCGCACCTGGAAGAAACCGCATCCGGCTTTGATTCGCTGGACGGTATCCACAGCGTCATAGACCATGCCCTTGTGGAGGAGCCTCCGGTTAACCTCAAAGAGGGGGGGCTCATCAAAGAGGGTTACAATAAGGATGTCGATGAATACCGTACCATACGTAAAGACAGCCGGAAACTCCTCATGCGCATCGAAAAAGAGGAGAAGGAAAAGACCGGAATTCATAACCTGAAGGTCAAGTTCAACAAAGTCTTCGGCTACTACATAGAGGTCTCCAAGTCCCAGATAAACAAGGTTCCGGACTATTACGACCGGAAGCAGACCCTTGTTAACGCAGAAAGATATATAATACCTGAGCTGAAGGAGCTTGAGGGTAAGCTGGTTTATGCCGAGGAGCGTCTCGGGGATCTTGAATATACGCTTTTCTCTGAGCTGCGTGATACGCTGGCGGGCTATGCGGAGATGATAAGAACATCTGCTGAGATAGTCGCCGAGATGGATGTTCTCATATCGCTGGCGGAATCGGCATCCCTATACGGCTACACACGCCCCGTCCTGAATGAGGATGAGGACCTGGTTATCAAAGGTGGGCGCCACCCCGTGGTGGAGCGGAATATCCCCGAGTCCTATGTACCCAACGACCTATTCCTTAACGACACGGACAGCCGGATGGCTGTTATAACAGGCCCCAACATGGCGGGTAAGAGTACGTATCTGCGCATGAGTGCCCTTGTGGCGCTGATGGCGCATATAGGCTCATTCGTTCCCGCCTCCGAATCCTCCATACCCTTGCTGGATAGGATCTTCACCCGTGTTGGCGCAAGCGATAACCTCGCCGGAGGGGAGTCCACCTTCATGGTGGAGATGGTGGAAACAGCCAATATCCTTGGTAACGCCACGGAGAAATCGCTTATAATCCTCGATGAGATTGGCAGAGGAACCTCCACCTTCGACGGGATCTCCATAGCATGGTCCGTGGCGGAATACATCCTGAAAGAGGTAAAGGCTAAAACCCTCTTTGCCACTCACTATCATGAGCTTACGGATATACCCGCATCCGTTCCCGGTGCTAAGAACTGGACCACAGAGGTTAGGGAATGGAAGGATGAGGTGATCTTCATGAGGCGGGTTGTAGAGGGCACAGCGGACAGAAGCTACGGAATACATGTTGCGAAACTTGCAGGTCTGCCCGATTATGTTACAAAGAGAAGCAACGAGCTTCTCACCATGCTGGAAAAGAACGAGTTCGGGGCGGATGGACAGCCCAAGCTCGCAAGAACCGCCGCAAGGGAACGCAAGGTTATTCAGCCTATGCTTGTATTCGACGACAGCCCTGTGGTGGACGAGCTCAAGAATCTGGATATAAACGGGATGACGCCCCTTGAGGCGCTTTCTATGCTCGATAAACTAAAGAAGATGGCGGAGGAATAA